One window from the genome of Helicobacter pylori encodes:
- a CDS encoding ubiquinol-cytochrome c reductase iron-sulfur subunit, which translates to MADIQRRDFLGMSLASVTAIGAIASLVAMKKTWDPLPSVVSAGFTTIDVANMQEGQFSTVEWRGKPVYILKHSKKESFNERRDFKIGESVFTTAIQICTHLGCIPTYQDEEKGFLCPCHGGRFTADGVNIAGTPPPRPFDIPPFKIEGTKITFGEAGAEYKKMMAKA; encoded by the coding sequence ATGGCAGATATTCAAAGGCGTGATTTTTTAGGAATGAGCCTTGCTAGCGTTACAGCTATAGGGGCTATAGCGAGTCTGGTAGCGATGAAAAAGACTTGGGATCCGCTTCCAAGCGTTGTTTCAGCCGGTTTTACAACCATAGATGTGGCGAACATGCAAGAAGGGCAGTTTTCCACGGTGGAATGGCGTGGGAAACCGGTCTATATCCTCAAGCATTCTAAAAAAGAGAGCTTTAATGAAAGGCGCGATTTTAAAATTGGCGAGAGCGTTTTTACCACAGCCATTCAAATTTGCACGCATTTAGGGTGTATCCCCACTTATCAAGATGAAGAAAAAGGCTTTTTATGCCCATGCCATGGGGGGCGTTTCACTGCTGATGGCGTGAATATTGCCGGCACCCCCCCTCCACGCCCTTTTGATATCCCGCCTTTTAAAATTGAAGGCACTAAAATCACTTTTGGTGAAGCCGGGGCTGAATACAAGAAAATGATGGCTAAAGCGTAA
- a CDS encoding sulfatase-like hydrolase/transferase: MILDSKFFVFILFNALSACFLSSVSVGFIFKALLYSSMWLFIVYYAISFIKNRFVTESLKSFILVLGIVFSCIDIFGSYYFHLPLSNELGNILFTTHYKESLEFLHAYVYPHWYFVIGFILIAIGSLKLFSLVPNKPIPLKMASILSVLFLIVEAPHAIKTIKKYKEDEALLNADGTMEYIALAKGAYYFGRNISSLRESHNSSQALEKASYPKDYLVKNTGSVENVVLVFGESLNRNFMGVYGYQAPTTPYLSALKEKGSLLAFDNVISPAFYTDKSFTMLLTYANRDNLNQKAWYQYKNLAHILKLTDYKSVWITSQGYGLMWGNSYYQVAKHFDTYIENDKPYDENLAALFKRYYNNERERERVKSVKILLFFT, from the coding sequence ATGATTTTAGATTCTAAATTTTTTGTGTTCATTCTTTTTAATGCGCTTTCAGCATGCTTTCTCTCTTCAGTGAGCGTTGGTTTTATTTTTAAAGCGCTCTTGTATAGTTCTATGTGGCTTTTTATTGTTTATTATGCGATCAGTTTTATTAAGAACAGGTTTGTAACAGAAAGCCTAAAAAGTTTTATATTAGTTTTAGGGATTGTGTTTAGCTGTATAGATATTTTTGGTTCGTATTATTTTCATTTGCCTTTGTCTAATGAGCTGGGTAATATTTTATTCACCACGCATTATAAAGAGAGCTTAGAATTCCTCCATGCCTATGTTTATCCGCATTGGTATTTTGTGATAGGGTTTATTTTAATAGCTATAGGTTCTCTAAAACTATTCAGTCTCGTTCCTAACAAACCAATTCCTTTAAAAATGGCTAGTATTTTAAGCGTTTTATTTTTGATTGTAGAAGCACCACACGCTATAAAAACCATCAAAAAATATAAAGAAGATGAAGCGCTGTTGAACGCTGATGGGACAATGGAATACATTGCTTTGGCTAAAGGAGCGTATTATTTTGGTAGGAATATTAGCAGTTTGAGAGAGAGCCACAACTCCAGTCAGGCTTTAGAGAAAGCTTCTTATCCTAAAGATTACTTAGTCAAAAATACAGGGAGTGTTGAAAATGTGGTGTTGGTTTTTGGCGAGAGTTTGAACAGAAATTTTATGGGTGTTTATGGCTATCAAGCCCCTACAACCCCTTATTTAAGCGCTTTAAAAGAAAAAGGTTCGCTTTTAGCGTTTGATAATGTGATCAGCCCGGCTTTTTATACGGATAAAAGTTTCACCATGCTTTTAACTTACGCCAATAGGGATAATCTCAACCAAAAAGCATGGTATCAGTATAAAAATCTAGCCCATATCCTTAAACTGACCGATTACAAAAGCGTTTGGATCACTTCTCAAGGCTATGGACTCATGTGGGGTAATAGCTATTATCAAGTGGCTAAGCATTTTGATACTTATATAGAAAACGATAAACCTTATGATGAAAACTTGGCCGCTCTTTTCAAGCGGTATTATAATAACGAGAGAGAGAGAGAGAGAGTAAAAAGCGTAAAAATTTTGTTGTTTTTCACTTGA
- a CDS encoding cytochrome c1, whose protein sequence is MKEFKILIILIVVVGVIYYGVEPYAHSVMHPKVAPADFAFKDLEPMDLKNGDANKGKQLVAENCTACHGIKSQNIPAPMDSLSASNSFGVVPPDLSHVAGVLNANFLAHFIKDPVKTAKLSHKFNDERPYPMPAFSQFSDKDLSDIVAYLTSILPKNLSDKEVFAQSCQRCHSLDYAKDKAFSDPKDLANYLGSHAPDLSMMIRAKGEHGLNIFINDPQKLLPGTAMPRVGLNEKAQKQVISYLEKAGDRKKHERNTLGIKIMIFFAVLSFLAYAWKRKVWSEVH, encoded by the coding sequence ATGAAAGAATTTAAGATTTTAATCATCCTTATTGTGGTGGTAGGCGTGATTTATTATGGGGTTGAGCCTTATGCGCATTCGGTGATGCACCCTAAAGTCGCTCCGGCAGATTTTGCTTTCAAGGATTTAGAGCCGATGGATTTAAAAAATGGCGACGCTAATAAGGGCAAACAGCTTGTAGCCGAAAACTGCACCGCTTGCCATGGCATTAAATCCCAAAACATTCCAGCCCCTATGGACAGCCTTAGTGCGAGCAACTCTTTTGGGGTCGTGCCACCGGATTTAAGCCATGTGGCGGGGGTTTTGAACGCGAATTTCTTAGCCCACTTCATCAAAGACCCCGTGAAAACGGCGAAATTGAGCCATAAATTCAACGATGAAAGGCCCTATCCTATGCCGGCGTTTTCTCAATTTAGCGATAAAGATTTGAGCGATATTGTGGCGTATCTCACTTCTATTTTGCCTAAGAATTTGAGCGATAAGGAAGTGTTTGCACAAAGCTGTCAAAGGTGCCATAGCTTGGATTACGCTAAAGATAAGGCCTTTAGCGATCCTAAAGATTTAGCCAATTATTTAGGCTCTCATGCGCCTGATTTGTCCATGATGATTAGGGCTAAGGGCGAACATGGCTTGAACATTTTTATTAACGATCCGCAAAAGCTTTTGCCTGGCACGGCTATGCCTAGAGTGGGGTTGAATGAAAAAGCTCAAAAACAAGTCATTTCTTATTTGGAAAAAGCGGGCGATAGGAAAAAGCATGAAAGGAATACTTTAGGGATTAAGATCATGATTTTCTTTGCGGTGCTGTCGTTCTTGGCTTACGCATGGAAAAGAAAAGTTTGGAGCGAAGTGCATTGA
- a CDS encoding sulfatase-like hydrolase/transferase → MIGNHFEYKNHFPKEFSSFNLNNTSYFSKNKSLRVTNNTDKQVVTDYINSIYYNDYVLHSLIELFKDKDSLVIYLSDHADDMFESSAFNTHECSNASVEIPFLIYMSDTFKQKHSQMVKSFEQALHKPFMSDDLLHTLLPLAGIITKDYEKTRDLFNENYNDKRPRKPCDNKVYPMNK, encoded by the coding sequence TTGATTGGCAATCATTTTGAATACAAAAACCACTTTCCTAAAGAATTTTCCAGCTTCAATCTCAACAACACTTCTTACTTTTCAAAAAACAAGTCTTTGCGGGTTACAAACAATACTGATAAGCAAGTTGTAACCGATTACATTAACAGCATTTATTATAATGATTATGTTTTGCATTCTTTGATTGAATTGTTTAAAGACAAGGATAGTCTCGTTATTTATCTAAGCGATCATGCCGATGACATGTTTGAATCAAGCGCCTTTAATACCCATGAATGCTCAAATGCTAGCGTAGAAATCCCATTTTTAATCTATATGAGCGATACATTCAAACAAAAACACTCCCAAATGGTAAAAAGTTTTGAACAAGCTTTACACAAGCCTTTCATGAGCGATGATTTATTGCATACCTTGTTGCCATTGGCAGGAATCATAACCAAAGATTATGAAAAAACGAGGGATTTGTTTAATGAGAATTACAACGATAAACGCCCAAGGAAGCCATGCGATAATAAGGTTTATCCTATGAATAAATGA
- the mfd gene encoding transcription-repair coupling factor gives MIQSSLYRALNKGFDYQILACKDFKESELAKEVISYFKPNTKTILFPEFRAKKNDDLRSFFEEFLQLLGGLREFYQALENKQEVIIIAPISALLHPLPKKELLESFKITLLEKYNLKDLKDKLFYYGYEILDLVEVEGEASFRGDIVDIYAPNSKAYRLSFFDTECESIKEFDPTTQMSLKEDLLEIEIPPTLFSLDEPSYKDLKTKVEQSPLNSFSKDLTSFGLWFLGEKAQDLLSVYKSVISPRALEEIQELASLNELDYERFKFLKVLENVQGYEDLEIHAHALEGFIALHSNHKITLLAPNKTILDNAISTLEKSSMECVIAPFVLNFKTPDGIFISLNSFERKKKRQKSKLALNELNAGEWVVHDDYGVGVFSQLVQHSVLGSKRDFLEIAYLGEDKLLLPVENLHLIARYVSQSDSVPAKDRLGKGSFLKLKAKVRTKLLEIASKIIELAAERNLILGKKMDVHLAELEVFKSHAGFEYTSDQEKAIAEISRDLSSHRVMDRLLSGDVGFGKTEVAMHAIFCAFLNGFQSALVVPTTLLAHQHFETLRARFENFGVKVARLDRYASEKNKLLKAVELGLVDVLVGTHAILGAKFKNLGLVVVDEEHKFGVKQKEALKELSKSVHFLSMSATPIPRTLNMALSQIKGISSLKTPPTDRKPSRTFLKEKNDELLKEIIYRELRRNGQIFYTHNHIASISKVKTKLEGLIPKLKIAILHSQINANESEEIMLEFAKGNYQVLLCTSIVESGIHLPNANTIIIDNAQNFGLADLHQLRGRVGRGKKEGFCYFLIEDQKSLNEQALKRLLALEKNSYLGSGESIAYHDLEIRGGGNLLGQDQSGHIKNIGYALYTRMLEDAIYELSGGKKRLEKSVEIQLGVSAFLNPELIASDSLRLDLYRRLSLCENVDEVGQIHEEIEDRFGKIDDLSAQFLQIITLKILANQLGIIKLSNFNQNITITYSDEKKESLKAPSKDDNDILETLLKHLRAQISLKRR, from the coding sequence ATGATCCAATCTAGTCTTTATAGAGCCTTAAACAAAGGCTTTGATTATCAAATACTCGCTTGTAAGGATTTTAAAGAGTCCGAGCTCGCTAAAGAAGTCATAAGCTATTTTAAGCCAAATACCAAAACCATTCTTTTCCCGGAGTTTAGGGCTAAAAAAAACGACGATTTGCGTTCGTTTTTTGAAGAATTTTTACAGCTTTTAGGGGGTTTGAGGGAGTTTTATCAGGCCTTAGAAAACAAGCAAGAAGTTATCATCATTGCCCCTATTAGCGCTTTATTACACCCTTTGCCTAAAAAAGAACTTTTAGAGAGCTTTAAAATCACTCTTTTAGAAAAATATAACCTTAAGGATTTGAAAGACAAGCTCTTTTATTATGGCTATGAAATTTTAGACTTAGTGGAAGTGGAAGGCGAAGCGAGCTTTAGGGGGGATATTGTGGATATTTATGCGCCCAATTCTAAAGCGTATCGCTTGAGTTTTTTTGACACGGAGTGTGAGAGCATTAAGGAATTTGACCCCACCACTCAAATGAGCCTTAAAGAAGATTTGTTAGAAATTGAAATCCCCCCCACGCTTTTTAGTTTAGACGAACCATCTTATAAGGATCTGAAAACAAAAGTGGAGCAAAGCCCCTTAAATAGCTTTTCTAAAGATTTGACCAGTTTTGGTTTGTGGTTTTTAGGAGAAAAAGCACAAGACTTGCTAAGCGTTTATAAAAGCGTTATAAGCCCTAGAGCTTTAGAAGAAATTCAAGAATTAGCGAGCTTAAACGAATTGGATTATGAGCGTTTCAAATTTTTAAAGGTTTTAGAAAACGTGCAAGGCTATGAAGATTTAGAAATCCATGCGCATGCCCTAGAAGGTTTTATCGCTTTGCATTCAAATCATAAAATCACGCTCCTAGCCCCCAATAAAACGATTTTAGACAACGCGATAAGCACGCTTGAAAAAAGCAGCATGGAATGCGTCATCGCCCCCTTTGTGTTAAATTTTAAAACCCCTGATGGGATTTTTATCTCGCTCAATTCCTTTGAAAGGAAGAAAAAACGCCAAAAATCCAAGCTCGCTTTGAACGAATTGAATGCGGGCGAATGGGTGGTGCATGATGATTATGGGGTGGGCGTGTTTTCTCAATTAGTCCAGCACAGCGTTTTAGGGAGCAAGAGGGATTTTTTAGAAATCGCTTATTTGGGCGAAGACAAACTGCTATTGCCGGTAGAAAATTTGCATCTCATCGCTCGCTATGTGTCGCAAAGCGATAGCGTGCCAGCTAAAGACCGGCTAGGGAAAGGGAGCTTTCTCAAACTAAAAGCTAAAGTCAGGACTAAGCTTTTAGAGATTGCAAGCAAGATCATTGAATTAGCGGCTGAACGCAATTTGATCCTGGGTAAAAAGATGGATGTGCATTTAGCGGAGTTGGAAGTCTTTAAATCGCATGCGGGTTTTGAATACACCAGCGATCAAGAAAAAGCCATCGCTGAAATTTCAAGGGATTTAAGCTCTCACAGGGTGATGGATAGACTTTTGAGCGGGGATGTGGGTTTTGGGAAAACAGAAGTGGCGATGCATGCGATTTTTTGCGCGTTTTTGAACGGCTTTCAAAGCGCTCTAGTCGTGCCTACTACTTTATTAGCGCACCAGCATTTTGAGACTTTAAGGGCGCGTTTTGAAAATTTTGGCGTTAAAGTGGCTCGTTTGGATCGGTATGCGAGCGAAAAAAACAAGCTTTTAAAGGCGGTGGAATTAGGGCTAGTTGATGTTCTTGTAGGCACGCATGCGATTTTAGGCGCGAAATTTAAAAACTTGGGCTTAGTGGTGGTGGATGAAGAGCATAAATTTGGCGTGAAACAAAAAGAAGCTTTAAAAGAATTGAGTAAAAGCGTGCATTTTTTAAGCATGTCCGCTACGCCTATCCCGCGCACTCTAAATATGGCGCTCTCTCAAATTAAGGGCATTAGCTCTTTAAAAACCCCGCCCACAGACAGAAAGCCCAGCCGCACTTTTTTGAAAGAAAAGAATGACGAACTCTTAAAAGAGATTATTTATAGAGAATTACGCCGTAACGGGCAAATTTTTTACACCCATAACCACATCGCTAGCATTTCAAAAGTCAAAACCAAGCTAGAAGGTTTAATCCCTAAACTCAAAATCGCTATTTTGCATTCCCAGATTAACGCTAATGAGAGCGAAGAAATCATGCTAGAGTTTGCTAAGGGGAACTATCAGGTTTTATTATGCACTTCTATTGTGGAATCAGGGATCCATTTGCCTAACGCTAACACGATTATTATAGATAATGCACAAAATTTTGGGCTGGCTGATTTGCACCAATTAAGAGGGCGTGTGGGGAGAGGTAAAAAAGAAGGCTTTTGCTATTTCCTTATAGAAGATCAAAAAAGTTTGAATGAACAGGCTTTAAAACGCTTGCTCGCTTTAGAAAAAAATTCGTATTTAGGCAGTGGGGAGAGTATCGCTTATCATGATTTAGAAATCAGGGGGGGCGGGAATTTGCTTGGGCAAGATCAGAGCGGGCATATTAAAAATATCGGCTATGCGCTCTATACGCGCATGCTTGAAGACGCGATTTATGAATTGAGTGGGGGGAAGAAAAGGCTTGAAAAAAGCGTAGAAATCCAACTTGGCGTGAGCGCTTTTTTAAACCCTGAACTCATTGCAAGCGATAGTTTGAGGTTGGATTTGTATCGCCGTTTGAGTTTGTGTGAAAATGTAGATGAGGTGGGGCAAATCCATGAAGAAATAGAAGATAGGTTTGGCAAAATAGACGATTTGAGCGCTCAATTTTTGCAAATCATTACGCTTAAAATTCTAGCCAACCAGCTTGGCATCATCAAACTTTCTAATTTCAATCAAAACATCACCATCACTTATAGCGATGAAAAGAAAGAAAGCTTGAAAGCCCCAAGCAAAGACGATAACGATATTTTAGAAACCCTTTTGAAACATTTGCGCGCTCAAATTTCTTTAAAGCGGCGTTAA
- the flgC gene encoding flagellar basal body rod protein FlgC gives MFLSSFDISGYGLSAQRLRANLISSNIANANTTRTSEGGPYRRQEAVFRAFDFNEILNQKIAQNNQITPYEDPLDEGDNNPLIPITSVVVDKIVRDDSEPLMKYDPSHPDANAQGYVAYPNVNAVVEMADLVEATRAYQANVAAFQSAKNMAQNAIGMLQT, from the coding sequence ATGTTTTTATCTTCTTTTGATATTAGCGGTTATGGCTTGTCCGCCCAACGCTTAAGGGCTAATTTGATTTCTTCTAATATCGCTAACGCTAACACCACGCGCACGAGTGAAGGAGGCCCTTATAGGAGGCAAGAAGCGGTGTTTAGGGCTTTTGATTTCAATGAGATTTTAAACCAAAAAATCGCCCAAAACAATCAAATTACCCCCTATGAAGACCCTTTAGATGAAGGCGATAACAACCCCTTAATCCCCATTACAAGCGTGGTGGTGGATAAGATTGTGCGCGATGATAGCGAGCCGTTAATGAAATACGATCCCAGCCACCCTGACGCTAACGCTCAAGGCTATGTGGCTTACCCCAATGTGAATGCGGTGGTTGAAATGGCGGATTTAGTGGAAGCGACTAGAGCCTATCAGGCCAATGTTGCAGCCTTTCAAAGCGCTAAAAACATGGCACAAAACGCGATTGGCATGTTACAAACATGA
- a CDS encoding peptidoglycan D,D-transpeptidase FtsI family protein, whose amino-acid sequence MDKNNIDSHSNPERFLETQKHKGSVTALIFLLLFFIFLMVAFKKAFFAQANMPNLVMSKQDTATRGTIYSQDNYSLAASQTLFKLGFDTRFLNPDKEDFFIDFLSIYSNIPKKSLKDAINTKGYTILAYNLTPNMAANIRDLNKKFLAFGVFQNFKDAHDKVWQKQGLNIEVSGVSRHYPYQNSLEPIIGYVQKQEEDKLTLTTGKKGVEKSQDHLLKAQQNGVKTGKRDVSFNFIQNHSYTEVERLDGYEVYLSIPLKLQREIEILLDKTKDKLKAKEILVGIINPKSGEILSLASSKRFNPNAIKTSDYESLNLSVAEKVFEPGSTIKPIVYSLLLDKNLINPKERIDLNHGYYQLGKYTIKDDFIPSKKAVVEDVLIQSSNVGMIKISKNLNPEDFYNGLLGYGFSQKTGIDLSLEATGKIPPLSAFKREVLKGSVSYGYGLNATFLQLLRAYAVFSNEGKLTTPYLVQRETAPNGDIYIPSPKPTFQVISPKSARKMKETLIKVVRYGTGKNAQFEGLYIGGKTGTARVAKNGSYSAESYNSSFFGFAEDERQVFTIGVVILGSHGKEEYYASKIAAPIFKEITEILVRYNYLSPSIAIQNALEKNRFKIK is encoded by the coding sequence ATGGATAAAAATAACATTGACTCCCACTCCAACCCAGAGCGATTTTTAGAAACCCAAAAACACAAGGGTTCTGTTACGGCTTTAATCTTTTTATTGCTTTTTTTTATTTTTTTAATGGTGGCTTTTAAAAAAGCTTTTTTTGCCCAAGCCAACATGCCTAATCTAGTGATGAGCAAACAAGACACTGCGACTAGAGGGACTATCTATAGTCAAGACAACTACAGCCTGGCCGCTTCGCAAACCCTTTTCAAACTGGGCTTTGATACAAGGTTTTTAAACCCGGATAAAGAAGATTTTTTCATTGATTTTCTCTCTATTTATAGCAATATCCCTAAAAAGTCCTTAAAAGACGCCATCAATACGAAAGGCTACACGATTTTAGCTTACAATCTCACGCCCAATATGGCTGCTAACATTAGAGACTTGAATAAGAAATTTTTAGCCTTTGGGGTTTTTCAAAATTTCAAAGACGCGCACGATAAGGTGTGGCAAAAACAAGGGCTAAACATTGAAGTGAGCGGCGTTTCTAGGCATTACCCTTATCAAAATAGCCTAGAGCCAATCATTGGCTATGTGCAAAAACAAGAAGAAGACAAACTCACTTTAACTACCGGTAAAAAAGGCGTTGAAAAATCTCAAGATCACTTGCTTAAAGCCCAACAAAATGGCGTAAAAACAGGCAAAAGAGATGTGAGTTTTAACTTTATCCAAAACCACTCTTACACAGAGGTTGAGCGCCTTGATGGCTATGAGGTGTATTTGAGCATTCCTTTAAAACTCCAAAGAGAGATTGAAATCCTATTGGATAAAACTAAAGACAAACTCAAGGCTAAAGAAATCCTAGTGGGTATCATTAACCCTAAAAGCGGGGAAATCTTATCGCTGGCTTCAAGCAAGCGCTTCAATCCTAATGCGATTAAAACCAGCGATTATGAAAGCTTGAATTTGAGCGTTGCCGAAAAGGTTTTTGAGCCAGGCAGCACGATTAAACCCATTGTTTATTCCTTGCTGTTAGACAAGAATTTGATCAACCCCAAAGAACGCATTGATTTAAACCATGGCTATTACCAATTAGGAAAATACACCATTAAAGACGACTTTATCCCTAGTAAAAAAGCCGTTGTGGAAGACGTTTTGATCCAATCTAGCAATGTGGGCATGATAAAAATCAGTAAAAATCTCAACCCAGAGGATTTCTATAACGGGCTTTTAGGCTATGGATTTTCTCAAAAAACGGGCATTGATTTATCCTTAGAAGCCACAGGAAAGATCCCTCCTTTGTCTGCTTTCAAGCGTGAAGTGTTAAAGGGGAGCGTTTCTTATGGCTATGGGCTGAACGCGACTTTTTTGCAGCTTTTAAGGGCTTATGCGGTGTTTTCTAATGAAGGCAAATTGACTACCCCCTATTTAGTGCAACGAGAAACCGCCCCTAATGGCGATATTTACATCCCTAGCCCCAAACCCACTTTTCAAGTCATTAGCCCAAAAAGCGCTAGGAAAATGAAAGAAACCTTAATTAAAGTGGTGCGTTATGGCACAGGCAAAAACGCTCAATTTGAAGGGCTATACATAGGGGGAAAAACCGGCACGGCTAGGGTTGCTAAAAACGGGAGTTATAGCGCAGAGTCCTACAACAGCTCTTTTTTTGGGTTCGCTGAAGATGAAAGGCAGGTTTTTACTATCGGCGTGGTTATTTTAGGCTCGCATGGCAAGGAAGAATATTACGCTAGCAAGATTGCAGCCCCCATTTTTAAAGAAATCACCGAAATTCTAGTGCGTTACAATTATCTATCACCCTCTATTGCAATTCAAAACGCGCTCGAGAAAAACCGCTTTAAAATAAAATAA
- a CDS encoding bactofilin family protein, with translation MAIFDNNNKSANAKTGPATIIAQGTKIKGELHLDYHLHIDGELEGVVHSKSTVVIGQTGSVVGEIFANKLVVNGKFTGTVEAEVVEIMPLGRLDGKISSQELVVERKGILIGETRPKNIQGGALLINEQEKKIENK, from the coding sequence TAATGCAAAAACAGGACCAGCGACTATCATCGCTCAAGGCACAAAAATAAAGGGGGAGCTTCATTTGGATTACCATTTGCATATAGATGGCGAATTAGAAGGGGTGGTGCATTCTAAAAGCACGGTGGTGATCGGGCAAACCGGATCGGTAGTGGGTGAGATTTTCGCTAATAAATTAGTGGTCAATGGCAAATTTACTGGCACGGTGGAAGCGGAAGTGGTAGAAATCATGCCTTTAGGGCGCCTTGATGGTAAAATCTCTAGCCAAGAGCTTGTGGTGGAAAGAAAGGGGATTTTGATTGGGGAAACCCGCCCTAAGAATATTCAAGGGGGGGCGTTGTTAATCAATGAGCAAGAAAAGAAAATTGAAAATAAATAG
- a CDS encoding cytochrome b produces the protein MAEIKKAKNLGEWLDMRLGTNKLVKVLMTEYWIPKNINFLWAMGVILLTLFGVLVVSGIFLLMYYKPDAKMAFDSVNFTIMQEVAYGWLWRHMHATAASMIFVIIYIHMFVGIYYGSYKKGREMIWISGMILFVVFSAEAFSGYMLPWGQMSYWAAAVITNLFGGIPFIGADVVEWIRGNYVVADSTLTRFFMLHVFLLPIAIILLVGVHFYSLRIPHVNNQEGEEIDFELEEKKFIEGKKKESKVIPFWPVFLSKDIFVVCAFMVFFFYLVCYHYDFAMDPINFERANSLKTPPHIYPEWYFLWSYEVLRGFFFSADLGLMAFGVAQVIFFLLPFLDRSPVVAPAHKRPAFMVWFWLLIIDMIVLTIYGKLPPLGIGKYIGLAGSITFLALFFVVLPIITIAESKKQGGVR, from the coding sequence ATGGCAGAGATAAAAAAAGCGAAGAATTTAGGCGAATGGCTGGACATGCGTCTTGGCACTAACAAGCTTGTTAAAGTGCTAATGACAGAATATTGGATCCCAAAAAACATCAATTTCTTATGGGCTATGGGGGTGATTTTATTGACCCTTTTTGGCGTGCTTGTGGTCTCAGGGATTTTCTTGCTCATGTATTACAAGCCTGATGCGAAAATGGCGTTTGATAGCGTGAATTTCACCATCATGCAAGAAGTGGCTTATGGCTGGCTTTGGCGCCACATGCATGCTACGGCAGCGAGCATGATTTTTGTCATCATTTATATCCACATGTTTGTTGGCATCTATTATGGCTCTTACAAAAAGGGCCGTGAGATGATTTGGATTAGCGGGATGATTTTGTTTGTGGTCTTTAGCGCGGAAGCCTTTAGCGGGTATATGCTGCCTTGGGGGCAGATGAGCTATTGGGCCGCAGCGGTTATCACGAATTTATTTGGGGGCATTCCTTTTATTGGGGCTGATGTGGTGGAGTGGATCAGGGGCAATTATGTTGTGGCGGATTCCACTTTAACGCGCTTTTTCATGCTCCATGTCTTTTTACTGCCCATTGCGATCATTCTACTTGTTGGGGTGCATTTTTATTCTTTACGTATCCCGCATGTCAATAACCAAGAAGGCGAAGAAATTGACTTTGAATTGGAAGAGAAAAAATTCATTGAAGGCAAGAAAAAAGAATCCAAAGTCATTCCTTTTTGGCCGGTGTTCTTGTCTAAAGATATTTTTGTGGTTTGCGCGTTCATGGTCTTTTTCTTTTACTTGGTGTGTTACCACTACGATTTTGCGATGGATCCCATTAACTTTGAAAGGGCTAACAGCCTTAAAACGCCGCCTCACATTTACCCTGAATGGTATTTCTTATGGAGCTATGAAGTCTTAAGGGGCTTTTTCTTTAGCGCTGATTTAGGGCTAATGGCTTTTGGCGTGGCGCAAGTGATCTTTTTCTTACTGCCCTTTTTAGACAGAAGCCCGGTTGTCGCTCCCGCGCACAAACGGCCGGCGTTTATGGTGTGGTTTTGGCTTTTAATCATTGATATGATTGTTTTAACGATCTATGGTAAATTGCCTCCGCTTGGGATCGGTAAATACATTGGCTTAGCGGGTTCAATCACTTTCTTAGCCCTTTTCTTTGTGGTGTTGCCCATTATCACTATCGCTGAGAGCAAGAAACAAGGGGGTGTTAGATGA
- the fliE gene encoding flagellar hook-basal body complex protein FliE translates to MQAIHNDKSLLSPFSELNTDNRTKREESGNAFKEQKGGEFSKLLKQSINELNNTQEQSDKALADMATGQIKDLHQAAIAIGKAETSMKLMLEVRNKAISAYKELLRTQI, encoded by the coding sequence ATGCAAGCCATACACAATGATAAAAGCTTATTGAGTCCTTTCTCTGAGCTTAACACGGACAACAGGACTAAAAGAGAAGAATCGGGTAACGCCTTTAAAGAACAAAAAGGTGGGGAGTTTTCTAAACTCTTAAAACAATCTATCAATGAGCTTAACAACACTCAAGAGCAATCTGATAAAGCCTTAGCGGACATGGCGACAGGGCAAATCAAAGACTTGCACCAAGCGGCTATCGCCATAGGGAAGGCTGAAACGAGCATGAAACTCATGCTTGAAGTGCGCAACAAAGCGATTAGTGCTTATAAAGAGCTTTTAAGAACGCAGATCTAG